In Nocardioides sp. WS12, the DNA window ACGCAGCGAGGAACTCGGGGTCGAGGGTGATCGGCCGGAACCGCACGGACACGGCGACCGGCACCCGGTTGAACTGCTCGTGCAGCAACTGCGACGACTCCGCACGCTGCGCGCGTTCCCGGTCGGAGACGGCACCGCTGCCGGACGCGTTGGCCAGGTGCGGCAGCAGGCCGGAGAACGGCAGGCAGATCGACATCTTGTGCGCCCGCTCACCGATCCGCAGTTCGAGGCTCACCACCACCATCACGTCGGCGGCACTGGCGGCCTGCGCGAACTGGGGGCTGTACTCGTTGCCGGTGATCGTCGGTTCGAGGACCACGATGCCGTCGAGGGAGTAGCGCATCTCGCTGAGCAGGCGCTCGACCAGCCCGCGGATCACGCCGTCCTCGATCTCGGTCAGCGGCCGGTCGGGCTGCTCGTCGGAGCCCGGTCCACCGAGCATGTGGTCGATGCACGACATGGTCGCGAACAACGGGATCTCCAGCACGCCCGTGCCCGGCATCGGGTCGGCGGAAAAGAGGGTGAGGTACGTCGACGGGCCGAGGCTGTCGACGTACTCCGCATAGGTGCGCTGGTCGATGCCCACGAGCGTCACCGAGCACACCGTCCGCAACGAACTGGTGAAGACCGTCGTCGCCTGGCGCGCG includes these proteins:
- a CDS encoding flagellar motor switch protein FliM codes for the protein MTLAPQRPRRRARTAEPTPYDFRRPIQLSREHQRTLQLGFDGFARQATTVFTSSLRTVCSVTLVGIDQRTYAEYVDSLGPSTYLTLFSADPMPGTGVLEIPLFATMSCIDHMLGGPGSDEQPDRPLTEIEDGVIRGLVERLLSEMRYSLDGIVVLEPTITGNEYSPQFAQAASAADVMVVVSLELRIGERAHKMSICLPFSGLLPHLANASGSGAVSDRERAQRAESSQLLHEQFNRVPVAVSVRFRPITLDPEFLAALQPGSVVRLSHPASAPLDVTVAGTTFAHATPGARGQRLAALIVTTPEENS